In Torulaspora delbrueckii CBS 1146 chromosome 1, complete genome, one genomic interval encodes:
- the TDEL0A02690 gene encoding uncharacterized protein encodes MEKRKRRKAIKSCAFCRRRKLRCDQKKPRCSTCVARNLAECVYSQGLQHNASTETRELVPLPGFGESTTTYNVTIEPLAGASRNQLDTFFTLQCKESGRKVYYGPTSARTLMAKNDWGLLERFRQATTKIKTARIDFKKKNGVSMLRELQTIDTPQSIQQIVPVLPTYETILRCVHDFFDNPCLYPQNSGLDKRKVFQDLEEGLVVGQQLVPGVERAVVELKPGPKCNYYRLGVIFSILALTHYYEDLPLPLESFFVYLAGCNTAKAMYVERCQTFLLRFTYRLAHGYNGGDNSHLMLLVDNMINTAIYLGLNKDICILYRGQEATAGSLDSLQALWYWILLADFDIALNIGRPLRISPYDYDGPLVDHTDALYGVMGRFLKIARHIICDIHNKKRTPELDVHCETIITFIEHEFSPFELYTDPALMQIHKLPHMHILCNALSLLSTCYGLRWTALKCSTPSVKNGAVKAMLLSYSVISSISKFCFEQDRVKYSHMLVPECKNITPYLTGGISIWCTLFVRILMFFYGFAHSEMTLFESGPVFTQNSSPTDECDLSNLRGPEDRAISFSTYFNIACEKLDTLAATNDPHMKMVLRRSRFYVLLMGKDKILRVLTKTAVECRTNAETSWLTNSKGNQVITNLQSPEDSVEPILAPGKSVEQTGDGISTDFSLSQMQVNLMASPAADPGTAQMIADEFWQSYNLGWQEILDSAEGLDLISDFMV; translated from the coding sequence TTGTGATCAGAAGAAACCTCGTTGTTCAACGTGTGTTGCTCGTAACTTGGCAGAATGCGTTTATTCTCAGGGTTTGCAACATAATGCCAGTACGGAGACTAGAGAATTGGTTCCATTACCGGGGTTTGGGGAATCTACAACTACTTATAATGTTACTATAGAACCATTGGCTGGggcttcaagaaatcagcTGGATACTTTCTTCACCTTGCAATGTAAGGAATCCGGTAGGAAAGTCTATTACGGACCAACTTCTGCTCGAACACTTATGGCAAAGAATGACTGGGGTTTACTTGAACGGTTTCGTCAGGCTACAACAAAAATTAAGACAGCGAGGATAGAttttaagaagaaaaatgggGTTTCTATGCTTCGGGAGTTACAAACAATAGATACGCCTCAGAGTATTCAACAAATTGTACCGGTCCTTCCAACTTATGAGACTATTTTGCGATGTGTTCATGATTTTTTCGATAATCCATGTTTGTACCCGCAGAATAGTGGCCTGGATAAGCGGAAAGTGTTTCAGGATCTGGAAGAAGGGCTTGTAGTAGGTCAGCAGCTGGTACCAGGTGTTGAAAGGGCAGTGGTAGAGTTGAAACCAGGGCCAAAATGTAATTATTACCGTTTAGGGGTTATCTTTTCGATACTGGCGCTTACTCACTATTATGAGGATTTACCGCTACCGCTGGAATCGTTCTTCGTCTATCTCGCTGGCTGTAACACGGCAAAGGCGATGtatgttgaaagatgtcAGACTTTCCTACTGCGATTCACTTATCGTTTGGCGCATGGTTATAACGGCGGTGATAATAGTCATCTGATGCTCTTGGTCGATAATATGATTAATACGGCGATCTATCTTGGGCTGAACAAAGATATCTGTATCCTTTATCGGGGGCAGGAAGCGACGGCTGGATCACTCGACTCGCTCCAAGCTTTGTGGTATTGGATCTTACTTGCAGATTTCGATATTGCTCTTAATATTGGAAGACCTCTAAGGATTTCACCGTATGACTACGACGGTCCGTTAGTTGATCATACCGATGCGTTATACGGTGTAATGGGAAGGTTCCTTAAAATTGCAAGACATATTATATGCGATATTCACAATAAGAAAAGGACCCCAGAGCTAGATGTCCATTGCGAAACTATAATCACATTCATAGAACATGAATTTTCACCGTTTGAACTCTACACCGACCCTGCACTCATGCAAATTCATAAACTTCCTCACATGCACATACTTTGTAACGCTCTGTCGTTACTTTCAACCTGTTATGGTCTACGTTGGACGGCGCTGAAATGTTCAACACCAAGTGTCAAAAATGGGGCCGTGAAAGCGATGCTTTTATCTTACTCCGTAATAAGCAGTATCTCCAAATTTTGCTTCGAGCAGGATAGGGTGAAATACTCACACATGTTGGTCCCGGAGTGCAAGAATATTACGCCGTACCTCACGGGTGGAATATCCATTTGGTGTACTCTCTTCGTAAGGATATTGATGTTTTTTTACGGATTCGCTCACTCGGAGATGACTTTATTTGAAAGTGGGCCGGTCTTTACGCAAAATTCGAGTCCAACTGATGAATGTGATCTCAGTAATCTTAGGGGTCCAGAGGATCGAGCAATTTCTTTCTCCACTTATTTCAATATCGCATGCGAGAAACTAGACACTTTGGCGGCTACAAATGATCCGCACATGAAGATGGTATTGCGTCGTTCACGGTTTTATGTTTTATTAATGGGGAAGGATAAAATACTCAGGGTTTTGACTAAGACTGCGGTCGAATGCAGAACCAACGCTGAGACTTCGTGGCTCACCAATTCGAAGGGTAATCAAGTGATTACAAATTTACAATCACCAGAAGATAGTGTTGAACCCATACTTGCACCAGGTAAATCGGTTGAACAAACTGGCGACGGAATTTCAACAGATTTTAGTCTAAGCCAGATGCAAGTTAATCTAATGGCGAGCCCCGCTGCCGACCCTGGCACGGCGCAAATGATAGCCGATGAATTTTGGCAAAGTTATAACTTAGGTTGGCAAGAGATACTCGATAGTGCAGAAGGGCTCGATCTGATATCGGATTTTATGGTTTAG
- the CUE2 gene encoding Cue2p (similar to Saccharomyces cerevisiae CUE2 (YKL090W); ancestral locus Anc_2.494) — protein MNSDASTDSKLDELALIFPDKRPAQILRALESANGDSHEACAILLSESSSEPVQASDPLDELKAMFPNVDSKTIEDVYQRSKSIEAATSELLSLPMLSLVDDEEQKHAERQLKDGQCDKTANNQNAWQKTSWKMNSDKIRTIRNYTAVSDSKARQAYHKNSFSAVKSIIQLIWDQDYFSNSSSKHNEPAPRVKKSRGGRVQAATGFAHATSFADESKSSFKVLENNDDDADVADKEVEGTYVYSDNSKEAQELKDVLQSNAELRTINLTFLKRALTFYRGDLQLTMSLALFILEANGAKATYRSVPDPKEMFNFTIAQSKSQKNKAAAVPAIDTTHLTPQAFLNDEHYHEGRRMIQNVLTTTRFDFHGFVPKDAIQVLRECLDKWWNQEIREREMNSQKLSISKALNVAPIEIVTGRGIHSAGGISTLKIKVRKFLNDNHYVYWEEPAYFIVQGRKSSRIGT, from the coding sequence ATGAATTCAGATGCTTCAACTGATTCAAAGTTAGATGAATTGGCTCTCATATTTCCAGATAAGAGACCTGCACAAATTCTTAGAGCATTAGAAAGTGCCAATGGGGATTCTCACGAAGCCTGTGCAATACTGCTTTCCGAATCCAGTTCTGAACCAGTTCAAGCGTCTGACCCTTtagatgaattgaaagCGATGTTCCCCAATGTGGATTCTAAGACTATTGAGGATGTGTACCAGCGGTCAAAATCGATCGAAGCTGCCACCTCTGAACTCTTAAGTTTGCCAATGCTGTCTTTAgtggatgatgaagagcaaaAACATGCTGAGAGGCAGCTTAAGGATGGACAGTGTGATAAGACAGCAAATAACCAAAATGCCTGGCAAAAGACTAGTTGGAAAATGAATTCTGACAAGATCAGAACAATACGAAATTACACAGCAGTTTCTGACTCTAAAGCGAGGCAGGCGTATCACAAAAATTCATTTAGTGCCGTGAAATCcatcattcaattgatatGGGATCAGGATTACTTTTCAAACAGTAGCAGTAAGCACAATGAACCGGCACCAAGAGTGAAAAAGTCGAGGGGAGGAAGAGTGCAGGCAGCGACAGGCTTCGCCCATGCGACAAGCTTTGCCGATGAGTCTAAAAGCTCGTTCAAGGTCCTTGAAAATAATGACGATGATGCAGATGTCGCAGACAAAGAAGTCGAGGGAACCTACGTTTACTCCGACAATTCGAAAGAAGCCCAAGAACTAAAAGATGTCCTTCAAAGTAATGCAGAGCTTCGAACCATCAATTTAACATTCCTCAAGCGTGCATTGACCTTTTATCGTGGCGATTTGCAACTGACAATGTCCCTGGCTTTGTTCATACTAGAGGCCAACGGCGCCAAAGCAACTTACCGTTCTGTACCAGACCCCAAAGAAATGTTTAATTTTACCATTGCACAATCCAAGTCACAGAAAAACAAGGCTGCAGCTGTACCAGCTATAGATACAACTCATTTGACGCCTCAAGCTTTCCTGAACGATGAGCATTACCACGAAGGACGTCGTATGATACAAAATGTTTTAACGACTACCAGATTCGATTTTCACGGATTTGTACCGAAAGATGCAATCCAAGTACTTAGAGAATGTCTAGATAAGTGGTGGAACCAAGAAATTAGAGAACGTGAGATGAACTCACAGAAATTGTCGATCAGTAAAGCGCTTAATGTCGCTCCAATTGAGATCGTAACAGGTAGAGGAATACACAGCGCAGGCGGTATCTCGACCCTCAAAATTAAGGTGAGAAAGTTTCTCAACGATAACCACTATGTCTATTGGGAGGAACCGGCTTATTTCATTGTTCAAGGCAGAAAGTCCTCGAGGATTGGAACTTAA
- the MIF2 gene encoding Mif2p (similar to Saccharomyces cerevisiae MIF2 (YKL089W); ancestral locus Anc_2.495): MDYMHLGVRSRKTGLNAKENIKKDEYSMESIDDFFKDDESSVVSSRGRNRRSTILSLMSNTEGPVFESRRDSLTTETKGFKVPNAVVNSSRRSTRLPQQYQNDFTPPANDGLGTISENELQYDDFTGDAGHRTPSPAPLSYTEGLDSLHDSPSVRLTPRSKSNIVYKQVPDLIEDDEDTRDFTSLNTSENALLEDELEDDYMVESEEDHDYVDGASSLEDEQTDDSAGSGDSDDIGASDGDSDSADGGETAVSRHRAGYHLGHDSPTEVYDSDEEYIQSQAANLIGNDASRHPDGIRRSTRVKIAPLEYWRNEKVVYKKKSDKPVLEIDRIITYDHNDDDDEEEEEGLKRRKKRNKSTVRTRPYNYIPTGKPRGRPRKSKASIIDDANPNSDLLQEIKSGNVPNAEWLKFGILEAKVNVTKEHMSDEIIAFAPNLAQSEQTKESDEESFSLEIMFDKHKNQFASGMLKLPTKGNKKLSDSYNAFINFYVIQGVIEVTLTGKSFIITEGSTFQVPAFNKYSFENRGNNDAKMFFVQVTVSNESLEHKMVDGSIEMTDDDKSRKDDVSDATNSAADNALFENTSSSNMSISEI; this comes from the coding sequence ATGGATTATATGCATCTAGGTGTGCGGTCTAGAAAGACCGGCCTCAACGCTAAGGAGAATATTAAAAAAGATGAATATAGTATGGAGAGCatcgatgatttcttcaaggatgatgaatctAGTGTGGTTAGTTCACGTGGTAGGAACCGAAGATCTACAATACTGTCTTTAATGTCAAATACCGAAGGACCAGTTTTTGAGAGCCGACGTGATTCTCTGACAACAGAAACAAAAGGATTTAAAGTACCAAATGCTGTGGTAAATTCATCGAGACGATCCACTAGGCTCCCGcaacaatatcaaaatGATTTCACCCCACCTGCGAATGATGGTTTGGGTACGATCAGCGAGAACGAGCTCCAGTACGATGACTTTACTGGTGATGCAGGTCACAGAACGCCCTCGCCCGCCCCCCTTTCCTACACCGAGGGTCTTGATTCATTGCATGATAGTCCTTCTGTTAGGTTAACACCTCGCTCGAAAAGCAATATAGTTTACAAGCAAGTTCCAGACCtgattgaagatgatgaagataccAGAGATTTTACATCGTTAAACACATCGGAAAATGCATTGCTCGAAGACGAACTAGAAGATGACTATATGGTAGAaagcgaagaagatcacGACTATGTGGATGGAGCTTCATCCCTGGAGGATGAGCAAACTGATGATTCAGCTGGATCTGGAGACAGTGATGACATTGGAGCAAGTGATGGGGATAGCGATAGCGCTGATGGAGGAGAAACAGCAGTATCTCGTCACCGGGCGGGGTATCATTTAGGTCATGATTCACCAACAGAAGTATACGATTCGGATGAGGAGTATATCCAAAGTCAGGCAGCAAACTTGATTGGAAACGATGCTAGTCGCCATCCTGATGGCATTAGACGGTCTACGAGGGTAAAGATAGCTCCATTAGAGTATTGGAGAAATGAGAAAGTAGTGTACAAGAAAAAGTCCGACAAACCAGTTCTGGAGATTGACCGAATTATAACTTACGATCacaatgatgacgatgacgaagaggaagaagagggTCTAAAGCGCCGCAAAAAGCGTAACAAGTCCACTGTTCGAACAAGGCCATATAATTATATCCCCACTGGGAAGCCTAGAGGTCGCCCAAGGAAATCTAAAGCATCAATAATCGACGATGCTAACCCTAATTCAGATcttttacaagaaattaaATCTGGGAATGTACCCAACGCGGAATGGCTCAAATTCGGTATCTTAGAAGCTAAAGTGAATGTCACCAAAGAGCATATGTCGGATGAGATCATCGCATTCGCACCAAACCTAGCACAGTCCGAACAGACCAAAGAATCAGACGAAGAGTCATTCTCGCTGGAGATTATGTTCGATAAGCATAAGAACCAGTTTGCGAGCGGCATGCTTAAGTTGCCCACCAAAGGCAACAAGAAGTTGAGCGATTCGTACAATGCTTTCATTAATTTTTACGTGATTCAAGGTGTCATTGAGGTAACATTAACTGGCAAATCGTTCATAATAACAGAGGGATCCACTTTTCAGGTACCTGCATTTAACAAATATTCCTTCGAGAATAGAGGAAATAATGATGCCAAAATGTTTTTTGTACAGGTGACAGTCTCCAACGAGAGCCTTGAGCATAAAATGGTTGACGGCAGCATAGAGATGACCGATGATGATAAATCCAGGAAAGATGACGTCTCTGACGCGACAAATAGCGCGGCAGATAATGCCTTGTTTGAGAATACATCATCGAGTAACATGAGCATTTCAGAGATTTAA
- the STE20 gene encoding mitogen-activated protein kinase kinase kinase kinase STE20 (similar to Saccharomyces cerevisiae STE20 (YHL007C); ancestral locus Anc_2.496) — MAEELASRMSQSRDEGDDTGQVTGGDHEKIYQTVEQPSLSPIINQDDLSNNFDLPRAAGTLNVNAYHEESETDSKAIGGYRSMDPKAQSNDDNELTNSATLDDPIQFTRVSSSSAISGASSFEYDGNNQEDDILRGDGKVQIGGKGINKERGEVDSKNHYNNISTGRTQGNDGSTVGDKTNSTIRGSGAEQQVNGTPNDTFTASESLFDTSSGNLSSVSKTILPSMFATEPRQQSHTPVSTPVIPQEPSSSVSEQSTASKGMNSPFRPFTNKAGATSSPKITHVSTPSPSSTAGKSDSSKRKSSGSSRMKGVFTSFVQNIKRNSQSERSRSGSSVKISTPYNAKHVHHVGVDAKTGEYTGLPEEWERMLTSSGISKKEQQQNMQAVVDIVKFYQDVAESSGEDKVFKTFNVNGSNIHNISTPSLRTPSNSSVSRFEGKDGSSTPELVRQTPKFQQPFSTTSHGDNTKNSPAAIGALETQNATSNGKFIPSRPAPKPPGQSAPNNIISPLAASGKPSTPPIQKSSSLVSLPSRKGTIKKDEQPLPPLPPVEVDKIDTKTENKDEKSMPQVPKSSGTQTAPSREASKKAHAALAEKKAEERERRTKQLYAKLAEICTDGDPSKMYLNLTKIGQGASGGVYTAYEVGTNASVAIKQMNLEKQPKKELIINEILVMKGSKHQNIVNFIDSYVLKGDLWVVMEYMEGGSLTDVVTHCILTEAQIGAVCRETLRGLQFLHSKGVIHRDIKSDNILLSMNGEIKLTDFGFCAQINEINLKRTTMVGTPYWMAPEVVSRKEYGPKVDIWSLGIMIIEMIEGEPPYLNETPLRALYLIATNGTPKLKEPEVLSPELKSFLAWCLNVNPDTRASATELLRDVFITQCADENESLAPLVKLARMKKIAEKMDSGDEESGGNGSRED, encoded by the coding sequence AtggctgaagaattggccTCAAGGATGTCACAATCACGGGATGAGGGAGACGACACTGGACAAGTGACTGGTGGTGACCATGAGAAAATATACCAAACGGTTGAACAACCATCACTGAGCCCGATAATTAACCAGGATGATCTGTCAAATAACTTTGACTTACCAAGGGCTGCCGGTACGTTAAATGTCAACGCCTATCATGAGGAAAGTGAGACGGACTCAAAGGCTATTGGTGGTTATAGATCAATGGATCCGAAGGCCCAATCTAACGATGACAACGAGTTGACCAATTCTGCTACATTAGATGATCCAATACAATTCACGAGAgtctcttcctcatccgCTATAAGTGGtgcatcttcttttgaatacGATGGAAATAACCAAGAGGACGATATACTCAGAGGAGATGGTAAGGTGCAAATAGGAGGTAAGGGTATTAATAAAGAACGAGGTGAAGTAGACTCGAAGAATCATTACAATAATATATCAACTGGCAGAACACAGGGCAATGATGGCTCCACGGTTGGTGACAAGACCAATTCCACAATCCGTGGCTCTGGTGCCGAACAGCAAGTCAATGGTACTCCCAATGATACCTTCACGGCTAGCGAAAGCCTTTTCGACACTTCTTCAGGAAATCTGAGCAGCGTGTCAAAGACTATCTTGCCGTCGATGTTTGCTACAGAACCAAGGCAACAATCGCATACTCCAGTGAGCACACCCGTGATTCCTCAAGAGCCATCATCCTCGGTATCCGAGCAATCGACAGCTAGCAAAGGAATGAATTCACCGTTCAGACCATTCACGAACAAAGCGGGAGCCACAAGTAGTCCGAAAATTACTCATGTCTCAACGCCCTCCCCATCTTCCACTGCTGGCAAGAGTGATTCAAGTAAGAGGAAGAGTAGCGGCAGTAGTCGAATGAAGGGTGTGTTTACAtcatttgttcaaaatatcaagagAAACTCTCAAAGTGAAAGAAGTAGATCGGGAAGTAGTGTCAAGATATCGACACCTTACAACGCTAAACATGTCCATCATGTTGGCGTGGATGCCAAGACTGGGGAGTACACTGGTCTACCTGAGGAATGGGAAAGAATGCTCACATCGAGTGGTATCTCTAAAAAAGAGCAGCAACAGAATATGCAAGCCGTGGTGGATATTGTCAAGTTCTATCAAGACGTTGCCGAATCAAGTGGTGAAgataaagttttcaaaaCCTTTAATGTGAATGGCTCAAACATCCACAACATCAGCACACCTTCACTCAGAACACcgtcaaattcttctgTAAGTAGGTTCGAGGGAAAAGATggttcttcaacaccagAGCTTGTAAGACAAACTCCAAAATTCCAACAGCCATTTAGCACGACATCCCATGGCGACAACACAAAAAACTCGCCTGCTGCAATTGGAGCTCTAGAGACACAAAACGCGACTTCCAACGGTAAGTTTATACCCAGCAGACCGGCCCCCAAACCCCCCGGGCAGTCAGCTCCAAATAATATAATATCACCTTTAGCTGCTTCTGGGAAGCCTTCCACGCCGCCAATCCAAAAAAGCTCCAGTCTAGTGTCATTACCGTCACGTAAGGGTACCATCAAAAAGGATGAACAGCCTCTACCTCCACTTCCACCAGTAGAGGTTGACAAAATCGATACCAAGACTGAgaataaagatgaaaagtCAATGCCTCAGGTTCCAAAGTCAAGTGGCACCCAGACGGCACCATCTAGAGAGGCCTCGAAGAAAGCGCATGCAGCTCTTGCGGAGAAAAAGGCTGAAGAGAGGGAGAGACGGACCAAACAGCTTTATGCCAAGCTTGCAGAGATATGCACCGATGGCGACCCCAGCAAGATGTATCTGAACTTGACAAAAATCGGGCAAGGTGCGTCAGGCGGTGTCTATACAGCATATGAGGTAGGGACGAATGCTTCCGTTGCGATAAAGCAAATGAATCTTGAAAAGCAGCCCAAGAAAGAGTTGATTATAAACGAAATTCTCGTAATGAAAGGCAGCAAGCACCAGAACATTGTGAATTTCATCGACTCGTATGTGCTGAAAGGAGACCTCTGGGTTGTCATGGAGTACATGGAGGGTGGCTCTTTGACAGATGTTGTAACCCATTGCATCCTCACTGAGGCACAGATCGGTGCAGTCTGTAGAGAAACTCTAAGAGGTttacaatttcttcattcGAAAGGTGTTATTCATCGTGATATTAAGTCTGACAACATATTATTATCCATGAACGGCGAGATCAAGCTTACGGATTTTGGTTTCTGTGCACAAATCAACGAGATTAATTTAAAAAGGACAACAATGGTGGGTACTCCATATTGGATGGCCCCAGAGGTTGTTTCCAGGAAGGAGTATGGCCCAAAGGTAGATATTTGGTCCTTGGGTATAATGATTATCGAGATGATTGAGGGAGAACCGCCTTATTTGAATGAGACACCTCTGAGGGCGCTCTACCTTATTGCCACAAATGGTACACCTAAACTGAAAGAACCTGAAGTCTTGAGCCCTGAACTCAAGAGCTTTTTGGCCTGGTGTCTAAACGTGAATCCTGATACAAGAGCTAGCGCTACCGAGCTCTTAAGAGATGTTTTCATCACACAGTGCGCTGATGAGAATGAATCTTTAGCTCCATTAGTGAAACTTGCGCGTATGAAGAAAATAGCCGAAAAGATGGACAGcggtgatgaagaaagtggTGGCAATGGCTCAAGAGAGGATTAA